Proteins encoded in a region of the Novibacillus thermophilus genome:
- a CDS encoding family 43 glycosylhydrolase — protein sequence MTLQANKESNYILCYTRLPKKDIIYSTKLAYSMHLAYSNDGINFEPLNHNSGVLFAKATENENGSLNAKSLKNPYIFYLKDGNFGVIAVRTESDGRNDEESKGKVLIFSSPDLLQYEEIGLLDLKGNTFVNDVVCNYDDEKQAYIIRWSDDFGNYYVNFIEDIFLDNISDPAHSEPFQLDPVKTKIEEIVPRNVIRVSEEIAHRLICKLTVPTNVKIETPKSVKIKSEEDLKDVKARAIYSDGTTDIKYVDWDKRGIDWKKPGTYRITGTVHQDHYSFPVAIDRADPCITKWNGKYYFIATNDADGNHSLYIREADTIPGLVDAEERLILDSNTYEDIKGLLWAPEFHIIEGDLYIFHGATSGGFYYEQSHVMKLRRGGTPVCAKDWSRPHRVVKKDGTYLCEAGKTISLDMTVIQWNGEYYVVWSQREFIPEDLGAWLYIAKVDPKEPWRLICDPVVLTKPEYGWENNNVFVVEGPFALMRDNKLFLTYSGSLIDETYVIGLLTAEKGADLLDPTCWTKYNFPLLTSRSVPGEYGPGHNSYVVDDFGTIWNVYHARPGIKGPRSSGIRRVHFDIDGYPRLDLTEEKDLNQDLAKVAIDVILT from the coding sequence ATGACATTACAAGCGAATAAAGAATCGAATTATATACTTTGCTATACCAGATTACCAAAAAAAGACATCATCTATTCCACAAAATTAGCTTATAGTATGCATCTTGCTTATAGTAATGATGGAATAAATTTTGAACCGTTAAATCATAATTCTGGGGTTTTGTTTGCGAAAGCAACTGAAAATGAGAACGGTTCCCTCAACGCGAAGAGTTTAAAAAATCCCTATATATTCTATTTGAAAGATGGAAATTTTGGAGTCATAGCTGTTCGTACTGAATCGGATGGCCGAAACGATGAGGAGAGTAAAGGAAAAGTCCTTATTTTTTCATCTCCAGATTTGTTACAATATGAAGAAATTGGATTACTAGATTTGAAGGGAAACACTTTTGTTAATGACGTAGTTTGTAATTACGATGATGAAAAACAGGCTTATATAATTAGATGGAGCGATGATTTTGGAAATTATTATGTGAATTTTATAGAGGATATTTTTTTAGATAATATTTCTGATCCTGCACATAGTGAACCTTTTCAGTTGGATCCTGTTAAAACAAAGATAGAAGAAATAGTTCCTAGAAACGTTATACGCGTTTCAGAAGAAATTGCCCATAGACTAATCTGTAAACTGACAGTGCCAACGAATGTTAAAATAGAGACTCCAAAAAGTGTCAAAATAAAAAGTGAAGAAGATTTAAAAGATGTGAAAGCAAGGGCAATATACAGTGATGGGACAACAGATATAAAGTACGTTGATTGGGATAAAAGGGGTATCGACTGGAAGAAGCCTGGAACCTATAGGATAACCGGTACAGTACACCAAGATCACTACTCATTTCCAGTTGCAATTGACCGAGCTGATCCGTGTATTACTAAATGGAATGGAAAGTACTACTTTATAGCTACAAATGATGCCGATGGAAATCATTCTTTATACATCAGGGAAGCAGACACAATTCCAGGATTAGTGGATGCTGAGGAAAGATTGATACTTGATTCCAACACATACGAAGATATTAAAGGTTTATTATGGGCGCCAGAGTTTCACATAATAGAAGGTGATCTTTATATCTTTCATGGTGCCACATCGGGTGGGTTTTACTATGAACAATCACACGTTATGAAATTACGAAGAGGCGGGACCCCTGTTTGTGCAAAAGATTGGTCAAGACCACATCGTGTTGTAAAAAAAGATGGCACTTATTTGTGTGAAGCAGGGAAGACTATATCTTTGGATATGACTGTCATTCAATGGAATGGAGAATATTATGTCGTTTGGTCACAGAGAGAATTTATACCTGAAGATCTTGGGGCGTGGCTTTACATTGCAAAGGTTGATCCAAAGGAACCTTGGAGATTAATTTGTGACCCGGTTGTCCTTACCAAACCAGAATATGGTTGGGAAAATAACAACGTTTTTGTAGTCGAAGGGCCGTTCGCTTTGATGAGAGATAACAAACTGTTCTTGACATATTCTGGTTCCTTGATTGATGAAACTTATGTTATTGGATTGTTAACAGCCGAAAAAGGCGCAGATTTGTTAGATCCTACTTGTTGGACAAAGTATAACTTCCCACTACTTACCTCGAGGAGTGTTCCAGGAGAATATGGTCCAGGACACAATTCTTATGTGGTAGATGATTTCGGAACGATATGGAACGTCTATCATGCAAGACCGGGAATAAAAGGTCCTAGGTCTTCCGGGATTCGGCGTGTACATTTTGATATAGATGGTTATCCAAGACTAGATTTAACAGAAGAAAAGGACCTAAACCAGGATTTGGCTAAGGTCGCGATTGATGTGATTTTGACTTAA
- a CDS encoding fumarylacetoacetate hydrolase family protein, whose amino-acid sequence MRIIRYQKTNGSKQLAAVTEDSAIYPLPYKDFLALIEQAETHKVSCLSLVMQTVNRSQPIEKHLEDLTLLVPIDAYEVWASGVTYRRSKDARNFEAKTTSESFYDKVYTAERPELFLKSTSRRTVGPHTPIYLRTDSHWQVPEPELGLVLNRKGEILGYTIGNDLSSRDIEGENPLYLSQAKIWRNSCAIGPAIRLAETVDDPYRLSIFCRIYREGRKVFEDWGSTSQLERQYDELVSYLMKDNVIFNGTVLLTGTCIVPGNDFTLREGDQVEIEIPEIGILVNPVKEQ is encoded by the coding sequence ATGAGAATCATTCGTTACCAGAAGACCAACGGATCCAAACAATTAGCGGCCGTGACCGAAGATTCAGCAATCTACCCCTTGCCGTATAAAGATTTTTTAGCGTTAATCGAACAGGCAGAGACGCATAAGGTATCATGTTTATCCTTGGTAATGCAAACCGTGAATCGTTCACAGCCGATCGAGAAACATTTAGAAGATTTGACTTTACTTGTACCTATCGATGCCTATGAAGTGTGGGCATCCGGGGTGACCTATCGACGGAGTAAGGATGCAAGAAATTTTGAAGCAAAAACGACAAGTGAATCCTTTTACGATAAGGTTTATACAGCCGAGAGGCCGGAACTATTCCTAAAGTCCACCAGTCGACGAACGGTTGGGCCACACACTCCCATTTATTTGAGAACTGATTCTCACTGGCAAGTTCCGGAGCCGGAGCTTGGTCTTGTCTTGAACAGAAAAGGGGAAATATTAGGTTACACAATTGGTAATGATCTGAGCAGTCGCGATATTGAGGGAGAGAATCCACTGTACTTGTCCCAGGCCAAAATTTGGCGGAACTCTTGTGCGATTGGTCCAGCCATACGACTTGCCGAAACGGTGGATGATCCGTATCGACTTTCCATTTTCTGCCGAATTTACAGAGAAGGTAGGAAGGTGTTTGAAGATTGGGGCAGTACTTCTCAGTTAGAAAGACAGTATGACGAACTTGTTTCCTACTTAATGAAAGATAATGTCATTTTCAACGGAACTGTGCTGTTAACAGGGACTTGCATTGTCCCGGGCAATGACTTTACGCTGAGGGAGGGCGATCAAGTTGAAATCGAGATTCCGGAGATTGGCATTCTGGTCAACCCAGTAAAGGAACAGTAA
- the gucD gene encoding alpha-ketoglutaric semialdehyde dehydrogenase GucD, whose product MSIVTTEESVYLNYVNGAWRKSSTGEVIPSYNPADINEIVGKVQSSSIADLDYAIQAAKSVQKSWGKLSGSERGEYLYKVAQILENRLDEIAETMTREMGKTLPEAKGETARGIAILKYYAGEGTRKIGDVIPSTDRSALMFSKRVPVGVVGVITPWNFPVAIPVWKIAPALVYGNTVVLKPATEAAVTVAKLVECFDQAGIPEGVLNLVTGRGSIIGRGLAESPDVDAVTFTGSNNVGVQIGQTVAARGGKYQLEMGGKNPIIIADDCDLDKAVEAVLNGGLKTTGQKCTCSSRVIVQSGIYEAFKKKLLDKVKEIKVGDGLKEETWMGPCANKSQFEIVKQYIQKGIDEGADLLYGGDEPQDDDLKNGLYIRPTIFDKVTSSMAIAQEEIFGPVLVLMKVDTVEEAIELANDVAYGLSASIFTKNIGHILSFVDDIEAGLVRVNSETTGVEYQAPFGGMKSSSSHSREQGEAAKEFFTSIKTVFVKS is encoded by the coding sequence ATGTCTATAGTTACTACTGAGGAAAGCGTGTATTTAAATTATGTTAACGGTGCATGGAGAAAATCATCAACGGGGGAAGTGATCCCCTCTTATAACCCTGCGGATATTAACGAAATCGTCGGGAAGGTGCAGAGTTCCAGTATAGCAGATCTCGATTATGCCATACAGGCGGCAAAATCAGTGCAAAAAAGTTGGGGAAAGTTGTCCGGTTCAGAACGTGGGGAGTATCTCTATAAAGTTGCGCAAATACTCGAAAACCGTCTTGATGAGATTGCGGAAACAATGACCCGAGAGATGGGTAAGACCTTACCCGAAGCGAAAGGGGAAACGGCACGTGGTATTGCCATTCTAAAGTATTATGCGGGCGAAGGAACACGAAAAATTGGCGATGTCATTCCGTCGACGGATCGCTCTGCTTTAATGTTTAGCAAACGAGTACCGGTCGGGGTGGTTGGGGTCATTACTCCGTGGAATTTTCCCGTCGCGATTCCGGTGTGGAAAATAGCGCCGGCTCTTGTCTACGGCAATACTGTTGTGTTAAAACCAGCAACCGAAGCGGCAGTGACAGTTGCAAAATTGGTCGAGTGTTTTGATCAAGCTGGAATCCCCGAAGGTGTGCTCAATTTGGTTACTGGTAGGGGTTCAATCATCGGCCGGGGATTGGCAGAAAGTCCAGATGTGGATGCTGTCACTTTTACTGGTTCGAACAACGTTGGAGTTCAGATTGGTCAAACGGTTGCCGCCCGTGGAGGGAAATATCAATTAGAGATGGGAGGAAAGAACCCGATTATTATCGCGGATGACTGTGATCTTGATAAAGCGGTAGAGGCGGTACTGAATGGAGGATTAAAAACGACGGGACAAAAGTGTACATGCAGTAGCCGGGTCATCGTACAAAGTGGGATTTATGAGGCGTTTAAGAAAAAATTACTCGACAAAGTAAAAGAAATTAAGGTTGGTGATGGTTTAAAAGAGGAAACTTGGATGGGGCCTTGTGCGAACAAATCTCAGTTTGAAATCGTTAAACAATACATTCAAAAAGGGATCGACGAAGGAGCTGATTTACTCTATGGTGGAGATGAGCCGCAGGACGATGATTTAAAAAACGGTCTCTATATTCGTCCGACGATATTTGATAAAGTCACCTCATCCATGGCGATTGCCCAGGAAGAGATTTTTGGTCCCGTATTAGTTTTAATGAAGGTGGACACTGTCGAAGAAGCTATTGAATTGGCTAATGATGTGGCATACGGGTTAAGTGCTTCTATCTTTACGAAAAACATCGGTCACATTCTATCATTTGTAGACGATATTGAAGCTGGACTAGTGCGTGTAAATTCGGAAACGACGGGTGTAGAATATCAAGCGCCATTCGGGGGTATGAAGTCTTCCAGTTCACATTCTCGGGAACAGGGGGAAGCCGCGAAGGAATTCTTTACATCGATAAAGACCGTGTTTGTTAAATCGTAG
- a CDS encoding right-handed parallel beta-helix repeat-containing protein, with product MNNEYHVAKNGSDLGQGTKQDPFFTINKAASMAEAGDTVIVHEGEYREWVKPKNSGLSDKRRITYRAAEGEKVVIKGSERIQDWEKVEGSVWKVVLPNEFFGGYNPYKEKIFGDWVVYNPGKHLGDVYLNGMSFYEANRYEELLNPSIRTEVLDHWTGEIVPVHHPEQTKYLWFAEVDENKTTIYANFHDYNPNEELVEINVRKCCFYPEETGINYITVKGFEMCHAATPWAPPTADQPGLIGPHWSKGWIIEDNIIHDSKCSAISIGKEASTGNNFRSKRKDKPGYQYQLESVFLARQAGWSKEKIGSHIIRNNTIYDCGQNGIVGHLGCVFSEIYSNHIYNIGLKREFYGHEIAGIKLHAAIDVQIYHNRIHDCTLGTWLDWQTQGTRVSKNLFYRNNRDLFVEVSHGPYLVDHNILASDYAIDNFAQGGAYINNLICGKMVLSKVLNRATPYHVPHSTEVAGFAVVYGGDDRMFNNIFIGGDYIKTKTARNIGANALENSKEGMGTSHYNGYTQSLEEYIEAVESKEPGDLDIFMTVEQPVYINHNIYLNGAVPFEEEEENIVVDHFDPEINIIEEGDEVYLTCKLPEDFEKLSGKIHSTNTLERVRIVDAEFVNPDGSELILDTDYFGKQKDGKSVLGPFNILQKGKNRVKIWG from the coding sequence ATGAATAATGAATATCATGTAGCCAAAAATGGATCAGACCTTGGACAAGGGACGAAACAAGATCCTTTTTTTACAATTAATAAGGCTGCTTCTATGGCTGAAGCAGGGGATACTGTTATTGTCCATGAAGGTGAGTATCGTGAATGGGTAAAACCAAAAAATTCCGGATTGAGCGATAAAAGAAGGATTACTTATAGAGCTGCTGAAGGAGAAAAAGTAGTCATTAAAGGATCTGAACGTATACAAGATTGGGAGAAAGTTGAAGGCAGTGTATGGAAAGTTGTATTACCAAATGAATTTTTTGGTGGTTATAACCCTTATAAAGAGAAAATTTTTGGTGATTGGGTTGTATATAATCCTGGGAAACACTTAGGGGATGTTTATTTAAATGGCATGTCCTTTTACGAAGCTAATAGATATGAGGAATTGCTAAATCCAAGCATAAGAACAGAAGTATTAGATCACTGGACAGGAGAAATTGTCCCTGTCCATCATCCAGAGCAAACAAAATATCTCTGGTTTGCGGAAGTAGATGAAAACAAGACTACCATATATGCGAATTTTCACGACTATAATCCCAACGAAGAATTAGTAGAAATAAATGTCCGAAAATGTTGTTTTTATCCAGAAGAAACAGGGATTAATTATATTACTGTTAAAGGTTTTGAAATGTGTCACGCAGCAACTCCGTGGGCCCCACCGACAGCGGATCAGCCAGGGTTAATAGGCCCTCATTGGAGTAAAGGTTGGATTATTGAAGATAACATCATTCATGATTCGAAATGTAGTGCAATTAGTATTGGCAAAGAAGCATCGACAGGGAATAACTTTCGTTCCAAGCGGAAAGATAAGCCAGGTTATCAATATCAGTTAGAATCTGTATTTCTTGCTCGGCAAGCTGGATGGAGTAAAGAGAAAATTGGTTCACACATTATCCGAAACAATACGATATATGATTGTGGACAAAACGGTATTGTAGGTCATTTGGGATGTGTATTTAGTGAAATATATAGTAACCATATTTATAATATTGGTTTAAAAAGAGAGTTTTATGGACACGAGATTGCTGGTATCAAGTTACACGCAGCCATTGATGTGCAAATTTATCATAATCGTATTCATGATTGTACTTTAGGAACTTGGCTAGATTGGCAAACACAAGGTACAAGAGTAAGTAAAAATTTGTTTTATCGAAATAATCGTGATTTGTTTGTAGAAGTTAGTCATGGTCCCTATTTAGTGGATCACAATATTTTGGCATCTGACTATGCAATCGACAATTTTGCTCAAGGTGGAGCCTACATAAACAACTTAATTTGTGGGAAAATGGTTCTTTCGAAAGTTCTCAATCGTGCAACTCCATATCATGTGCCTCATAGTACAGAGGTAGCAGGGTTTGCAGTTGTGTATGGTGGAGACGACCGAATGTTTAACAATATCTTTATTGGCGGTGATTATATAAAAACTAAAACTGCCCGTAACATCGGTGCTAACGCTTTAGAGAATTCTAAAGAGGGGATGGGGACTTCTCACTATAACGGTTATACTCAATCATTAGAGGAGTATATTGAAGCAGTTGAAAGTAAAGAGCCTGGCGATCTAGATATATTCATGACTGTAGAACAGCCTGTTTATATTAACCACAACATATACTTAAATGGAGCAGTACCTTTTGAAGAAGAAGAAGAGAATATTGTGGTGGATCATTTTGATCCGGAAATAAACATTATAGAAGAAGGAGATGAAGTATATCTTACTTGTAAGCTTCCAGAAGACTTTGAGAAATTATCTGGAAAAATTCATTCTACAAACACATTAGAAAGAGTGCGGATAGTCGATGCTGAATTTGTTAATCCAGATGGAAGTGAATTAATTTTAGATACAGATTACTTCGGAAAACAAAAAGATGGAAAAAGCGTTTTGGGACCATTTAATATTCTGCAAAAAGGAAAAAACCGTGTGAAGATTTGGGGTTAA
- a CDS encoding YjhG/YagF family D-xylonate dehydratase has product MSLDTLLEISDSSIYNIQTNTRGNEGTLPITKEMLLDSPSGHLFGLSQNVGMGWNIKDLLGPQVLILSTQGGIRDHYGNPIALGYHTGHWEVGLLVHAAAEVIRENNGIPFTGYVSDPCDGRSQGTSGMYDSLPYRNDAAIVYRRLIRSLPTREAVIGVATCDKGLPAMMLALAGSKDLPGIIIPGGVSLPPTNGEDAGKVQTIGARFANDEITLKEAAELGCRACATPGGGCQFFGTAASSQVVAEAMGMAITHSALAPSGQSIWLEMARQSAKAVMALKKENIKISDILTDKAIENAMVVHAAFGGSTNLLLHIPAIAHAAGLKVPTVKDWVRVNKKIPRIVSVLPNGPVDHPTVRVFLAGGVPEVMLYLRKLGVLHEDVLTVTGRTLGENLDWWEKSERRMKLKERLLEVDKVDPESVIMSPEIAKERGLTSTVTFPTGNIAPEGSVIKSTSISPDVVDEDGVYRHTGKAKVFTSEQGAIRAIKNGDIEAGDIMVVIGGGPLGTGMEETYQLTSALRHLSYGKYVSLITDARFSGVSTGACIGHVGPEALAGGPIGKLRNGDVIEIVIDRENLVGSVNFIGTRERRLTPEEGARLLAERSTHPDLKPNPRLPDDTRLWAALQSVSGGSWKGSVYDVDRIIEVLEAGKEILAKKRNHKN; this is encoded by the coding sequence ATGTCATTAGATACTTTGTTAGAAATAAGTGACTCATCTATATATAACATTCAAACGAATACAAGAGGGAATGAAGGGACTCTGCCTATAACAAAAGAAATGCTGTTGGATTCTCCAAGTGGACATTTGTTTGGCTTATCCCAAAATGTCGGGATGGGTTGGAATATTAAAGATTTGTTGGGACCTCAAGTTCTAATTTTGAGCACACAAGGAGGAATTCGAGACCATTATGGAAATCCAATTGCATTAGGCTATCATACAGGTCATTGGGAAGTCGGACTTCTGGTGCACGCTGCGGCTGAAGTTATTCGTGAAAACAACGGAATTCCATTCACCGGATACGTCAGTGATCCCTGTGATGGGCGCTCTCAGGGAACAAGCGGGATGTACGATTCCCTTCCCTACCGCAATGATGCGGCAATTGTATATCGACGACTCATTCGATCTTTACCAACTCGAGAAGCAGTTATCGGAGTAGCAACCTGTGATAAAGGACTTCCTGCTATGATGTTGGCTCTTGCAGGTAGCAAGGATTTACCTGGAATTATCATCCCTGGAGGCGTGTCTCTTCCACCCACTAATGGAGAAGATGCAGGAAAAGTTCAAACAATAGGGGCACGATTTGCCAATGACGAAATAACGTTAAAGGAAGCTGCTGAGCTTGGGTGTCGTGCTTGTGCAACCCCTGGAGGTGGTTGTCAATTTTTTGGAACCGCTGCCTCATCTCAAGTCGTTGCCGAAGCGATGGGAATGGCCATTACTCATTCAGCTTTAGCTCCTTCAGGTCAATCAATTTGGTTAGAAATGGCAAGGCAATCTGCTAAAGCGGTCATGGCATTAAAAAAAGAAAATATCAAAATATCTGATATATTAACAGACAAAGCCATAGAAAATGCCATGGTCGTTCATGCTGCTTTTGGAGGTTCAACAAACCTGTTACTCCACATTCCTGCTATTGCCCATGCTGCCGGTTTAAAAGTACCGACGGTGAAAGATTGGGTGCGTGTAAATAAAAAAATTCCTCGCATAGTAAGCGTATTACCAAATGGCCCAGTGGACCATCCAACGGTTCGTGTGTTTTTAGCAGGTGGAGTACCAGAAGTAATGCTTTATCTCCGAAAATTAGGAGTTTTGCATGAAGATGTCCTTACTGTCACTGGAAGAACTCTCGGCGAGAATCTAGATTGGTGGGAAAAATCCGAACGTCGCATGAAATTAAAAGAGAGATTACTGGAAGTTGATAAAGTTGATCCAGAAAGTGTAATTATGAGTCCGGAGATAGCCAAGGAAAGAGGCCTAACCTCAACCGTAACTTTTCCAACTGGCAACATTGCTCCAGAAGGATCTGTCATTAAATCTACATCCATCAGTCCGGATGTCGTGGATGAAGACGGTGTATACCGCCATACGGGTAAAGCAAAAGTTTTTACTTCAGAACAAGGGGCTATCCGCGCCATTAAAAACGGAGACATTGAAGCAGGAGACATAATGGTAGTCATAGGAGGCGGTCCACTTGGAACGGGTATGGAAGAGACGTATCAATTAACTTCAGCATTAAGGCATTTATCCTACGGGAAATACGTTTCTTTGATTACTGATGCACGCTTTTCAGGAGTTTCCACAGGTGCTTGTATTGGCCATGTTGGTCCCGAGGCATTGGCTGGTGGCCCGATTGGAAAATTGCGAAATGGTGATGTTATAGAAATTGTCATAGATCGGGAAAATTTAGTTGGGTCGGTAAATTTTATTGGAACCAGGGAGCGACGGTTAACACCAGAAGAAGGAGCGAGACTCTTAGCCGAACGCTCTACCCATCCTGATTTAAAACCTAATCCTAGATTACCGGATGACACAAGATTATGGGCTGCTTTACAGTCTGTAAGCGGCGGCTCCTGGAAAGGTAGTGTCTATGATGTTGATAGGATTATTGAAGTGTTAGAAGCTGGAAAGGAAATACTAGCAAAAAAGAGAAACCATAAAAATTAA
- a CDS encoding transposase, producing the protein MSNFAHILNDRFSIVAATRDDEYVAQVISTTKTMDSVHNLEDEAILDDFMGYLSETGVLHSFSTFQASQYQRVMIPFYYCLITYLAKTLLGIKAMKSLPALLFSDQGVMRTLGFSAMVLEEGYCNRGAGKRHNDTPPASPFTPQTLAEFMNKATPQEIEQLFNTNIANLAASGAFYQQVTGIIDGTDIETTPNYEGAGKVMRKKKIHNKKGVREIECVVYGWKAIVLFDQHTEIPLALKVVPIHEHESKYTRVLIEQAQRNLGKHSRITQVLMDRGFLDGTTLYWLDQQKITFVIPARSNMDVAQDARDLAQASMGVTDTRQEKQTSGRGKSKTEHILETQVTGVKALTSYVDYRDPAKPAKQYSKTGGGGCPINAVVIQRYRNEEIPADKCPVFLTNSPVDRPFVPYDAYDGRSLIENLLFREGKQGWNLEHAPTKTANGMVSHVYFTFLTIALTTAYRTWCAEQTEEGEESESSNQPSKGIRNWRRRLMQENQDQIIVFSGPYYGIFHLMTFVQLMGGQVKDQSPRETAVFRQNHHFSP; encoded by the coding sequence ATGAGTAACTTCGCCCACATCTTAAACGACCGTTTTTCCATTGTGGCCGCTACAAGGGATGATGAATACGTCGCCCAGGTGATCAGCACCACGAAAACGATGGACAGCGTACACAACCTGGAAGATGAAGCTATCTTGGATGATTTTATGGGCTACTTGTCAGAAACCGGTGTCCTCCATTCTTTTTCCACCTTTCAAGCTAGCCAGTATCAACGGGTGATGATTCCGTTTTATTACTGCTTGATCACGTATTTGGCCAAAACATTGCTGGGCATTAAGGCGATGAAAAGTTTGCCTGCTCTGTTGTTTAGTGATCAGGGTGTGATGCGAACCTTGGGCTTTTCGGCTATGGTGTTGGAAGAAGGGTACTGTAATCGGGGTGCCGGTAAACGGCATAACGACACCCCACCCGCCAGCCCGTTTACCCCTCAGACACTGGCAGAATTCATGAATAAGGCGACACCACAGGAGATTGAACAACTGTTTAACACCAATATCGCCAACTTAGCGGCATCTGGTGCTTTCTACCAACAAGTGACGGGCATCATCGATGGCACCGATATCGAAACGACGCCGAACTACGAAGGTGCCGGAAAAGTGATGCGCAAAAAGAAAATCCACAACAAAAAGGGCGTCCGGGAGATCGAGTGTGTCGTTTACGGATGGAAAGCGATTGTGTTGTTTGACCAGCACACGGAAATTCCCCTTGCTCTAAAAGTCGTCCCCATTCATGAACACGAGTCCAAATATACGCGTGTGCTCATCGAGCAGGCTCAGCGCAATCTGGGCAAGCACAGCCGGATCACCCAAGTGTTGATGGATCGGGGCTTTCTGGACGGCACCACCTTATATTGGCTCGACCAACAAAAGATCACATTTGTGATTCCCGCACGCTCCAACATGGACGTCGCCCAGGATGCACGGGACTTGGCTCAAGCGTCCATGGGGGTGACGGATACACGCCAAGAAAAACAGACGTCCGGTCGTGGCAAAAGCAAAACCGAGCACATCCTCGAGACCCAAGTTACTGGTGTCAAGGCGTTAACCAGTTATGTCGATTATCGGGACCCGGCAAAGCCCGCAAAGCAATACAGTAAGACGGGCGGCGGCGGTTGCCCAATCAACGCCGTGGTCATTCAACGCTACCGAAACGAGGAGATCCCGGCAGACAAATGCCCTGTTTTTTTGACCAACAGTCCCGTTGACCGCCCTTTTGTTCCGTATGATGCTTATGATGGGCGCAGCCTTATTGAGAATTTACTTTTTCGTGAAGGCAAACAGGGCTGGAATCTGGAACATGCGCCAACCAAAACGGCCAATGGCATGGTATCGCACGTCTATTTCACGTTTTTGACCATTGCCCTGACAACGGCTTATCGAACTTGGTGTGCCGAGCAAACGGAAGAAGGCGAAGAGAGTGAATCCTCTAATCAGCCGTCGAAAGGGATTCGCAATTGGCGTCGTCGCCTTATGCAAGAAAATCAAGATCAGATCATTGTGTTCAGTGGCCCTTATTATGGTATCTTCCATCTCATGACCTTTGTTCAGCTTATGGGAGGTCAAGTTAAAGACCAGTCTCCCCGTGAGACTGCCGTTTTTCGACAAAATCATCATTTTTCGCCTTAA